A window of Canis aureus isolate CA01 chromosome 28, VMU_Caureus_v.1.0, whole genome shotgun sequence genomic DNA:
GCATTTGATGTGTCACCATTTTCATTGTTCTGAGCTGTTTATATCTCAGCAGGAATAATGACATGAATAGTTTGACTGTTGAGATGTGAAATCAGAGTGAACACTTGTCAAGGCTTTTTCAGCAAAATTAAATGTTGCTAATTTAAAATGGGTCAGAGTAATATTTTTCTGTAGTTTgttcatttcataatttaaatttaGATCATTTGATGTACATTTTTACAATTGGTTCATTTCTGGATCATTAAACCTTAtcatcaaataatatttattaagcttctGTTGTTCATAGATCCAGAATGACTGCTACATGATAGCAGTTAAGGAAATAGAATATActggctcttttaaaaaaaacacacacacacatagctctTCAGCCAAATAAACACTTTTATGTGTCTAATGAACACAAATAGAGCATTTCTTCATTACTCCCATCCATTTGACTCACTTCTCCCTGCCATTTCTGATTCTAAAAATCTATATGGAATTCTAAAGGCACTTTTGAATCATTAgcaaacacattattttattgcACATTAACTTTTTATGATATACTATAATGTAGATCCACTGCTTTCAGATTTATTTCAGTGTAaggaagatgaggaaattaaagttaAAAGTTGCATTATTTACATAAAGGAGATACAGGGTAAGATTTGGAAAGGAATTGATCATGAAGGAAGGGGAGtaagagaaaaaggcaaactaAGGAGACTATAAAATTTTGAGAGAATATATGGTCTTAAGCTAACTCCCACACAGAGTGACATACTGTATTCGAGACCCATTGACCCAGTTCTTAGCTAAACGTTCTTTTGGTTAACAAGAGTATATCATTCTGTCAatgtttttgttactgttgtttttgattttttttttttttttgttattgttcaatCTATTTTCTTCACAGGTTATGTAACTCATCAGTTACATGCAGGTCATATACAAACCCAGGTTTGTTACTCATTCGAACACAAATGGTACATAAAAAGGGAAATTTGTTGATGCTTAGTTTTGTTCATCTTGGCTGTGAAATGTGGTAAAGAGGATTGAAATTCATAGTTAAATGTAGCTTTTATCTAGCCATATTTATTCTGTCCTCTTGTAAGAGCAAACAAAAGTTAAATATGTGTTTTTCTAATGAATTCAGTGACAAAAAGTTAAGTATTTACAGATCTTCCTCAGTTTCTTACAGAAAACTTGAGGATATCCCCTCAAGTTGATTATTTGGATATTTTacatattcttaataaaataagtGTACAATGAACTCTTACTCTTCTGTAGGGTGATAAAGTTAATTTATCTATTAATGGGATCCTGTATATACTCATTTacccatttgtttttaaatgcttcCAAAAGGTTCACTGTCTTTACTTTAAACATCTTACTCTCTAAAATAAGCTTTTATGTTTTTAGCTCTTCACTACACACTGAATCAAAGATGTCTGTCATATCTTCTTCCTGgaaaaaaagtaagagagaaaTTGACCTTAGTGTGACACATTTATGACTTCCATAACTGGGAGCTACTTTGCAGCTCTGTGTCTCCGTCTTACTGTATTTAAACATTCTTTGACATTTCAGATGGCTGTTAAACTTGAATTATATATATGCGTAGTTTATTGcctgaaattatttctttctagGTAAACAAGATTATAAAAAAACCAAACCTATTTTACGAGCAACCAAATTAAAAGCAGAAGCAAAGAAAACAGCAATAGGGATAAAGGTACCTGTATTTGGTAactttaaaatttgatatatGCATgccatttcattttctaaaactgGATTGCATAAATGTTGAATGCTAAATGTTTTATGACATTTCAAAATCAAAGTCAATGCCAGAATTGAAGGTTTTTATAAAGAGTTTACTTAATGGGAAACATCATTCTGATCCTGAGATTTTTACCggtcttaaaataaaacacaatgtcACATAAGACAGCCAGTTCTATTTAAagttgcaatttattttttctctagctactGTAAATATTGTTCAGAATTTTCAGTGATTTATGTGGCCTGAATCAAAAACTTCTTTTGTTTTCAATACATTTGATCTTATGGttattgaagttttattttttataattatacatatttaggTCATTAATATGTATGATTTTACTCTGtgtattattattgttgtcaGTACTCTCTATGATGAAATTCTAACGATGTCTCCAAACTTGTTCTTTTAGAAAACCAGTGTTTTAACTGCTTAGGGAGGGATAAATGGATCTGAGAATGATGTAAGCAGATATTAATCCAATGTGCTAGCACAATGAAGTTCAACAGAATTACATTTACATTATTACTCATGTCAATTTTTTTGCCAAGTATTTCGAGGTGAATCAaagtataaatacaaaaattaacttgacaGTTCTACTGtcaaatgtataaaattaaagcGATTAGTATATAtactttattgaaatattaaaatgttaaaagaagattttggtttttatctGGCAGatgaaaaatcaatttttctaAGTTATAGCTTATAACAAATGCCAAGGTATTACTACCAGGCTGTAACAGCTGTTGAACTGCCAGATGATATATTTGGTTGTCTTCCAGAATTTGCTATTACGATCACGAAACACTGCCTTCTTTTTACTCCTGATTGCTGATTTTGATCAAGCATTGCCGTGTGATACGGTATGTTTTCACAACACACTCCCCTCAGTTAGTGCTATGTGtcagtttttaatgaaaaaaaaagtaaattgccTTTTTGTTTAAAAGAGAGATGATTCATcttttgaagttttcatttcacaagaaattttattcatctttaaaattatttccatgaCATGATATTTCTAAAAGCCATACTTAGgggttttcttctttgttttacaGTTAGTTACCTGATGATTGTCTCTGGTAGTAGGAGTGCTATTTGTAATTTTCCACCAAGGCACTATGTCACTTTTATCTCTCACAATATGGTGTTTTGCTCTtggaatttttcaaagaaaaatattggggTAGCAAAATCCACTTGTGGCACAATATAATGAGCAGCTATAAATTAGAATTTgagaaatggtgcagccattcatttattaatatatacatattctctttttcatttgctcatataatttttgttattattctaATTTGAGGAAATGACTGTCTTAGAATGAGATAAATCTACCATATAGTgcaattttctaatatatttttatgaatattacagaatttgcttttcttttttatgagaaaaaagtTCTTAGATTTCATTTATGATTTAAAGTATGTACAAAAGAGTTTCTGACTGACATCCAGACAAAGCTCTTTTTTAATAAGCTGGCATATCATTTTGATATGTAAacctatggaaaataaaaatcttaactttAAACATTGTTTACTTTgcttaaaaaattacatgaagaGCCCATTAAAATGATATGGAACTTTTTAGAATCAGAACCATAGAGGTAGTTTACATTTCAAATCTGGCATACTAATTAGTTTGCCCTGTCAAACTTTGATTGCCTTGTCATTTTAGCATAGGATTTTAAATAACGAAGTTTCTTTCAGCAATTGCCATTTAATGCTGTTTAATTTCCCCAGTGAGTGATTTTATCCATATTGATAATGCCAGAGAAGCAACTAAGGACTAATGAACATCAAACATGTTTGACTCTTATTTAGTTGATACAGGATGACCATAATATTATAGTATTTTTATCACTTTACTACTTATTTTTAGAATGAATCATAGTtatctcttaaaataatttaaatctatAGAAATATGAACAGCTGCACGGaatagaaaaataacagcaaTGACAACACTGATCACAGAAGAAAGAGGCCTAGGATCACATTCCTCTTGCCTCTAACTATTGCCATCATCTAGCTAAGTATACGCTGACATATTTGCAAGATGGCAATTATACCATTACCTCACAGGGTGGTCAGGAACGTTAAATAATACCATGAAAACTCTTAACGTTGAACCCAGGACATAGAATTCATTTATGAATTGTTAgctgagaaaatatttctttgaattagCCATTACTGGTTTGTACAAATAAGACTTCACTTGGATGTTTGTCAGCGGCCTCAAGATCCCCCGCTTCAACTAAGTCTGCATTGTATTAGatattatatatcataaaatgttCTCAGCTTTGCTGTGGAGATAGTGATATGGCTGTTGTAAAGTTTTCAGagaattacataattttaatatcctttatatatagattatataaatCTTAATCCTTCATTATTTGTTTAGAAATGCTGTATTATGATGTTGTAGAACCTGTAGAAAGAGAGATGACTAAGACATGATCATCTTGGAGGAATTTATACAAGAAATAACTTCCAGATTTCATTACCATGTAAAATCAACAGTATTGACTGAGAAATCTAGGACTAGAGATGTAAAGAATACACAATACAGTCTCTATGCTCAAAGACTTTTAGTGcctttttttaaactatgtttaGTAATAGAAAATGTTTTGAGAGAACAATAATGATTCAGCATAAGATGTGAATATTACTGGATCAAAATCTGGAATTAATTTCTGTTCagaatctattttatttcctatgtCTTACCAATGTAAACAGAATGTTATAATTTATGACCCAATAATTAGTGCCACCTAAGAAATATTTGCACAACTAATATTTCCTAttgcatttctatttaaaaaataattaggtgATTTTTCAAGAATTGtagtttcattaaaaattttttagaatgtAAATATCCGTGTTTTCTaatgtttagaaagaaaaagataattcgTATTTGTTAATTAGTTTATTTGAAAGGTTTATTTGAAAGGTGTAATCTAATAAGAGAATAAGTatcaaaaatttaatttatctgttacataaataaaatactcaagTGTCAACCAGATCCTGCTGAGAACCTCTTGGGATGAGCCATCtggaaacattatttttcttcttttttgtgatttcagatgtaaaactgaaaatggccagggggtggggggggggtcataAATGCCTACAGGTCTCTAACTTATGGTTAGTGTCACCAGCATCCTGAAAgcagtattttcaaattttatcattattttaaccCTTTATATATCCAGTCCCCACAGTGTTCATcttctcaactttttaaaaaagaaaatgatgctatTCCTCCCCCATTCAATAGTCTTTAGCCCTACCCCCTCCACCATATATTCAGTAGACTTAATTGAATTAATGGATCCTCTAAAGCTGTATTCTATGAATGTTCTCTACTTCCTACCCTTAAAACCTGTTTTCATGCCCTTGGGTATCCTGAAAATGTAGAGTGAAGATTACAGAGAGTTTTTTGAAGGGCAAGGAGCAGTTGAAAAGCAGCAGTTAGAGGTGATTATCAAATGAGATGTGGATGATGGCCTCCAATCAAGACAAAAACTTTATTCTTGCTTTAAGCTTGTCTGAATGGGGACTGCTGTTGAACAGTTTTGTTGTCCACTATACAGAACAGATGGAGTTTGCAGTTGTGTGTCACTTGTTTATTACATCCTCTTAAAATTAGTAGCTGTGTAACCAGATGGGTCTGGGAGCACAGCTGTGGatataagaatataaatgaaaCCTGTCTGATGCTGCCGTGCCCTTTTGAGATGCCAAAGTGTTCCAACTGCAACAAAGAAAAATTCACTTTCATTTGACATTAAATTGATGTATTAGATTTAAAAAACGAAACCTTACAAAAATAGTGGACACTGAGTCTGTCAACCCCAtgatttttatcaatattttttttcatagtctggaaatctaaataaatgtaaaatgtctgCATAAGGTACCCATGTGTGATTTCAGCGCCCAGGTAAAAATTTCATGTTGATTATAAACcaaatttattttactgtttttaaagtttattaggTGGCATCTGTTGAATTAATAATTTTACGTTCtgatgaaatgtaaaatatattcatgtaaaTGCAAATAAACTGCTTCTCCATAAAACAATGCCAGGAATGGGTATGATACACAATTGAAAATTAGAAAGGCATATTAGGCTCTTTAGGGTATGGAACTGGCACTAGTtgctctttttttgctttttttagcCAAATGATATGTTAATATTGAGAACATTCCttaaagtgtatgtgtgtgtgtatactacaTACTGTATACtatatacttcatatatatatatattatgtttatggAGTTTTTAAGAGATAATAGGATTTTTACCATAATACATGTAGTAAAATTTTTGTCCactattttaacataattaataTAATCCACATCAAATCACcaaatgaaatattcagaatcaACCTTCACAGTTCTGGTACATTATACTGTATCTTGCTTCATGAGCGAAGAGTACTCAGTTTTGTTCCCCTACATTATGAACTATAAAATTCAgagtttaaaaattagaatttcaacaaaataatacttaaaaaagcTTTACAGAGACATAATTTAGAAACTGGTTGTAATAGTTTCTTcccattagaaaaagaaagataaaccaGTGTCCAAAAGCTACAACTAATAACAAATTTATTGAAGCAACAAATAAAGTCAAACATACTCAGATAGAGAACAGGGAAACTATGTAGGCACAAACTACACTGCATGCACTCAACACCTTGATATCCCAACTATGAAAGTATGTTAAAATTATGAAGTTTGATTTTACTATTAGAAAAGCACAAATTGCATAGAAATAATAGTAGAAATCAGTCGCCCACTGATGTACTTGTTTTTGCAGTCGGTATTAAGTATACTTAATGACAAGAAGTGTTAAACAAATAGAATGTGATTAATTAGGTTCAAATTATTATTCTGGATGATAGAATTAGGTTGCTATTTTCTCTGATGAAACTTATAACATGAGCCAATCTCTTTTCATCAATTTcaaacctactttttttttttttcccctcctcaggAAGTTGGCCTCGTACTTGCAGCTATATTGGCCCTCCTACTGGCtttctatgctttcttttatCTCAGACTGTCCACAGATGTTGACCCTGATCTGGAACGAGATGAAGATTAGCTGAACAGCAATCAATGCATTAaagggaaataattttataaaagtacCCCTTGGGACCAATACTTTTTCTAAAGTACTGAAACTGGAACATCTTGAATTCTTTCTGCTggtattttcagttttcagaaacatctttttaaatagtTGCATAGGATATCAAGAAAAGAACCTTACCTAGCAACGTAGTATAATGTATGCTACTGGATACTTTTATAAATCTTTCTACTTTGACAGGCAACCTATTCATGGTGCGTTTAGATTAAATGGAAAACAGATCCTAAATTCTTCGGATGTCTCAGCCAATTTATGTGTATAACTCCATCACTTACAGATTACTAAATCTATTTTTGTCCCATATACATCATAAGTAAAAGTATATATCCTCATTTACAGAAACATTCTCAAATCACATTCAGAACCTAAGAAGGAATGAAAAGTCAtgggaaatttttcattttacaaagaagCCCTGCTTTCTTTCCAGacatattttatatcattagAGAGACTATCTGCCATACATCTACAgtaatctttttccttctttgccaaCTGTTCAGTGCACATGTGCTCCATCAGAAATGGCACCTGGATGACAGAAGCTCAAAGAGTCACATATGTCTGTAAAATAGAGTTCCTTTCCTCTTGGGCTGTCTGAACTGGTGTAAATAGAAAGTTCAGTTGATCTtgattttaattaacttattatTGTATTAGTATAAACTtggaattctattttaattacgTTGTTCTGGCTGCTTGCAGTATCAGTTTGCCCCTCTTGTTAGGGAGATATGTAACAATCTGTCATTAAGTTGTGcagttctgttttgatttttttctccttcccacaCAACAGTAACAGAAGTCCTACCTATTCAGAATCATTTTCTTGGATTGTCTCTTAAATCTAAACAATACAAAGTTGGTTTACAAAATTACGCTTTGTCTCTTGAGAGTTAATCAATTAGAACTGTTTcgtggaaaataaataatacaagaaGATAATATGTCTTCTATTACTCACATATGTGATTTCTTGTTTACATGAATTTTCAAGGTACTTTGCATTTGTTGGAGTATAACAATC
This region includes:
- the TRIQK gene encoding triple QxxK/R motif-containing protein isoform X2, whose translation is MRTVKCNIISTQRERKIGRYAFWRSKMGRKDASTIKLPVDQYRKQIGKQDYKKTKPILRATKLKAEAKKTAIGIKNLLLRSRNTAFFLLLIADFDQALPCDTSEDYREFFEGQGAVEKQQLEEVGLVLAAILALLLAFYAFFYLRLSTDVDPDLERDED
- the TRIQK gene encoding triple QxxK/R motif-containing protein isoform X4, producing MGRKDASTIKLPVDQYRKQIGKQDYKKTKPILRATKLKAEAKKTAIGIKNLLLRSRNTAFFLLLIADFDQALPCDTSEDYREFFEGQGAVEKQQLEEVGLVLAAILALLLAFYAFFYLRLSTDVDPDLERDED
- the TRIQK gene encoding triple QxxK/R motif-containing protein isoform X6, with the translated sequence MRTVKCNIISTQRERKIGRYQAFWRSKMGRKDASTIKLPVDQYRKQIGKQDYKKTKPILRATKLKAEAKKTAIGIKEVGLVLAAILALLLAFYAFFYLRLSTDVDPDLERDED
- the TRIQK gene encoding triple QxxK/R motif-containing protein isoform X1, which gives rise to MRTVKCNIISTQRERKIGRYQAFWRSKMGRKDASTIKLPVDQYRKQIGKQDYKKTKPILRATKLKAEAKKTAIGIKNLLLRSRNTAFFLLLIADFDQALPCDTSEDYREFFEGQGAVEKQQLEEVGLVLAAILALLLAFYAFFYLRLSTDVDPDLERDED
- the TRIQK gene encoding triple QxxK/R motif-containing protein isoform X3, which gives rise to MRTVKCNIISTQRERKIGRYQAFWRSKMGRKDASTIKLPVDQYRKQIGKQDYKKTKPILRATKLKAEAKKTAIGIKNLLLRSRNTAFFLLLIADFDQALPCDTEVGLVLAAILALLLAFYAFFYLRLSTDVDPDLERDED
- the TRIQK gene encoding triple QxxK/R motif-containing protein isoform X5; this encodes MRTVKCNIISTQRERKIGRYQAFWRSKMGRKDASTIKLPVDQYRKQIGKQDYKKTKPILRATKLKAEAKKTAIGIKSEDYREFFEGQGAVEKQQLEEVGLVLAAILALLLAFYAFFYLRLSTDVDPDLERDED